The following coding sequences lie in one Vibrio splendidus genomic window:
- a CDS encoding HlyD family secretion protein, which yields MSEIKKIGTETQKKKPINKVKIATNSLLAFTILSIGIAVVSDRIIPTTDNVRVEGNVISLKPQVSGLIEQINITANTKVEKNDVLLKIVSTDYEIAVKQAEAKLKIAGQQVGAQMASIISAQAQLTTSLVAQQNARRQGQRVLAMADKGVVSKSDADTTRATIDKANAEVMNAHANLEKAKAQVGSEGEENAQIQSALLELQKAQLDLSRTTLSAPSDGAVTNLNLSEGSYASSGSPLVTFVESDNLWLEAYFRENSLGNIKPGDDVEIALDLAPGTTFKGTVSSIDLGVTWGKNEQLGDLASVQNQNGWLRDTQRIPVTIKINEPSAIQSMRIGGQADVIVYTGENTLFNLLGKFWINVVSLFSYVR from the coding sequence ATGTCAGAAATAAAAAAAATCGGCACTGAAACGCAAAAAAAGAAACCAATCAATAAAGTAAAAATAGCGACAAACAGTCTGTTGGCATTCACCATACTTTCTATTGGTATCGCTGTAGTTTCAGACAGGATTATTCCAACTACCGACAACGTTAGAGTTGAAGGCAACGTCATTTCCTTAAAACCACAAGTATCAGGTTTAATAGAACAAATTAATATTACAGCAAACACTAAAGTAGAGAAAAATGACGTGTTGCTCAAAATTGTCTCTACCGACTATGAGATAGCCGTTAAACAAGCAGAAGCAAAATTGAAGATAGCCGGACAGCAAGTTGGGGCGCAAATGGCCAGTATTATTTCCGCTCAAGCACAACTCACGACATCGTTAGTTGCACAACAAAATGCTCGGCGTCAGGGTCAACGAGTATTAGCGATGGCAGACAAAGGGGTTGTATCAAAGTCAGATGCAGATACAACACGTGCCACGATTGATAAAGCTAATGCTGAGGTCATGAACGCTCACGCTAATCTAGAAAAAGCTAAAGCTCAAGTGGGTTCAGAGGGAGAGGAAAATGCACAAATACAATCAGCACTACTTGAATTACAAAAAGCCCAATTAGACTTATCGCGCACAACCCTATCAGCGCCTTCAGATGGTGCGGTAACCAACTTGAATTTATCAGAAGGTTCATACGCTTCTTCAGGCTCTCCATTAGTCACCTTCGTCGAAAGCGACAATTTATGGCTTGAAGCTTATTTTCGAGAGAATAGTCTCGGTAACATAAAGCCAGGCGATGATGTTGAAATCGCATTAGATCTTGCTCCAGGCACTACGTTCAAAGGCACAGTTTCTTCAATCGACCTGGGAGTCACATGGGGTAAAAACGAACAACTTGGCGACCTTGCGAGTGTACAAAACCAAAATGGATGGTTAAGAGACACACAACGTATTCCAGTTACGATCAAAATAAACGAACCATCAGCGATCCAATCAATGCGAATTGGAGGCCAAGCAGATGTCATCGTTTATACTGGCGAAAACACTCTATTCAACCTACTTGGAAAATTCTGGATTAACGTAGTGAGCTTGTTCTCTTATGTTCGATAA